The following coding sequences lie in one Lelliottia jeotgali genomic window:
- a CDS encoding Peptidyl-prolyl cis-trans isomerase PpiA precursor, with translation MLKSTLAAVAAVFALSAVSPAVLAAKGDPHVLLTTSAGNIELELNSQKAPVSVKNFLDYVNSGFYNNTTFHRVIPGFMLQGGGFNEQMQQKQPNAPIKNEADNGLRNTRGTISMARTADKDSATSQFFLNVADNAFLDHGQRDFGYAVFGKVVKGMDVADKISQVQTHDVGPYQNVPTKPVVILSAKVLP, from the coding sequence ATGCTCAAATCCACTCTGGCGGCTGTCGCAGCTGTGTTTGCACTTTCTGCTGTCTCTCCTGCTGTTCTGGCAGCGAAAGGTGACCCCCATGTTTTGCTGACAACTTCCGCCGGGAATATTGAGCTGGAACTGAATAGCCAGAAAGCTCCTGTTTCTGTGAAAAACTTCCTCGATTACGTGAACAGTGGTTTTTATAACAACACCACCTTCCACCGCGTGATCCCTGGCTTTATGCTTCAGGGCGGCGGTTTTAACGAGCAGATGCAGCAGAAACAGCCGAACGCGCCGATCAAAAACGAAGCCGACAATGGCCTGCGTAACACCCGTGGCACCATCTCTATGGCACGTACCGCGGACAAAGACAGCGCAACCAGCCAGTTCTTCCTGAACGTCGCCGATAACGCCTTCCTCGATCACGGTCAGCGTGATTTTGGTTATGCGGTATTTGGTAAAGTTGTGAAAGGGATGGATGTGGCCGACAAGATTTCTCAGGTACAGACTCACGATGTCGGTCCATACCAAAATGTTCCGACAAAACCGGTAGTTATCCTCTCCGCAAAAGTGCTGCCGTAA
- a CDS encoding Para-aminobenzoate synthase, amidotransferase component, with product MILLIDNYDSFTWNLYQYFCELGAEVIVRRNDDITLADIDALAPQKIVISPGPCTPDESGISLDVIRHYSGKLPILGVCLGHQAIAQVFGATIVRAERVMHGKTSPVTHTGTGVFRGLNNPLTVTRYHSLVIDPPTLPDCFEVTAWSDTQQIMGIRHREWDLEGVQFHPESILSEQGHQLLANFLHR from the coding sequence ATGATCCTGCTGATTGATAACTACGATTCTTTTACCTGGAACCTTTACCAGTACTTTTGTGAACTGGGGGCAGAGGTTATCGTCCGGCGCAACGACGACATCACGCTTGCCGATATCGACGCGCTGGCACCACAAAAAATTGTCATTTCACCTGGGCCGTGTACGCCCGACGAATCGGGAATTTCCCTGGATGTCATTCGCCATTACTCCGGCAAACTGCCGATCCTCGGCGTCTGTCTGGGGCATCAGGCTATCGCCCAAGTGTTCGGCGCGACCATTGTGCGTGCCGAACGGGTGATGCACGGCAAAACCTCACCGGTGACGCATACTGGCACCGGCGTGTTTCGCGGGCTGAATAATCCGCTGACGGTCACGCGCTATCACTCGCTAGTGATCGACCCGCCTACGCTTCCCGACTGCTTTGAAGTGACCGCCTGGAGTGACACTCAACAGATCATGGGCATTCGCCATCGCGAGTGGGATCTTGAAGGGGTGCAGTTCCACCCGGAGAGCATTCTGAGCGAACAGGGCCACCAGCTTCTCGCCAATTTCCTCCATCGCTGA
- a CDS encoding Cytosine deaminase: MTTTPLWLVQNVRLPGREGLWQIGIENGRFTEVTPMSDAHDESYEVLNARGGLAIPPFIEPHIHLDTTQTAGEPSWNQSGTLFEGIERWAERKALLSHEDVKARAWKTLKWQIANGIQFVRTHVDVSDPTLTALKAMLEVKQEVAPWVTLQIVAFPQEGILSYPNGAALLEEALQLGADVVGAIPHFEFTREYGVQSLHIAFELAKKYDRPLDIHCDEIDDEQSRFVETVATLAYEAGIGHRVTASHTTAMHSYNGAYTSRLFRLLKMSDINFVANPLVNIHLQGRFDDYPKRRGITRVKELQEAGINVCFGHDDVFDPWYPLGTGNMLQVLHMGLHVCQMMGYGQIDSGLNLITHNSARTFGLTDYGIEKGNPANLIILPAESGFEAVRCQVPVRWSIRQGRVIATTQLAQTWIQTDSGGEEVSFTRNSPFAGSKGA; encoded by the coding sequence ATGACGACAACACCGCTTTGGCTCGTTCAGAATGTTCGGTTACCGGGCCGGGAAGGGTTATGGCAAATTGGCATTGAGAATGGCCGATTTACTGAGGTAACCCCGATGAGCGACGCGCACGACGAAAGCTACGAGGTCCTCAACGCCCGTGGCGGGCTGGCGATCCCGCCGTTTATTGAGCCGCATATTCATCTCGATACCACCCAGACCGCGGGCGAGCCGAGCTGGAACCAGTCCGGGACGCTGTTTGAAGGCATCGAACGCTGGGCAGAGCGTAAGGCGCTGCTGAGTCACGAGGACGTCAAAGCCCGCGCGTGGAAGACGTTGAAGTGGCAAATTGCCAACGGCATCCAGTTCGTGCGCACCCACGTGGATGTCTCCGACCCGACGCTCACCGCCCTGAAAGCGATGCTGGAAGTGAAACAGGAAGTTGCGCCGTGGGTGACGCTGCAAATCGTCGCCTTCCCGCAGGAGGGAATTCTCTCTTACCCCAACGGTGCGGCACTGCTGGAAGAGGCGTTACAGCTGGGTGCTGATGTGGTCGGGGCGATTCCGCACTTTGAATTCACCCGCGAGTATGGCGTCCAGTCCCTGCACATCGCCTTTGAGCTGGCGAAGAAATACGACCGTCCGCTGGATATTCACTGCGATGAAATCGATGACGAGCAGTCGCGCTTTGTCGAGACGGTTGCCACGCTGGCCTACGAGGCGGGTATCGGCCATCGCGTCACGGCCAGCCATACCACGGCGATGCACTCCTACAACGGGGCGTATACCTCGCGCCTGTTCCGCCTGCTGAAAATGTCGGACATCAACTTTGTCGCCAACCCGCTGGTGAATATCCATCTGCAGGGGCGTTTTGACGACTATCCGAAGCGCCGGGGGATTACCCGCGTGAAAGAGTTACAAGAGGCGGGGATTAACGTCTGCTTCGGCCATGACGACGTCTTTGACCCGTGGTATCCGCTGGGTACGGGCAATATGCTGCAGGTGCTGCACATGGGGCTGCACGTCTGCCAGATGATGGGCTACGGGCAAATCGACAGCGGACTGAACCTGATCACCCATAACAGCGCCAGAACCTTTGGCCTGACGGATTACGGCATCGAAAAGGGCAATCCGGCGAACCTGATTATTCTGCCTGCGGAGAGCGGGTTTGAAGCGGTGCGCTGCCAGGTGCCGGTGCGCTGGTCGATTCGTCAGGGAAGAGTGATTGCTACCACGCAGCTGGCGCAGACGTGGATACAAACGGATAGCGGGGGAGAGGAGGTGAGTTTTACCCGAAACAGCCCCTTCGCCGGTAGCAAAGGGGCGTAG
- a CDS encoding Cell filamentation protein fic — MSDKIGDDRDPYLYPGLNVMRNVLSIRQAERLAQASYELTALRAATLPLGPPARGLPHLCAIHRHLYQDIFSWAGAIREVDIYQGDTRFCHFAYIEKEGNALMQDLEEEGYLTGLGREEFVARLSHYYCEINVLHPFRIGNGIAQRVFFEQLAIHAGYQLSWRGIDPDEWAAANQSGAMGDLTALTAIFAKVVSEARETE, encoded by the coding sequence ATGAGCGATAAAATTGGCGACGACCGCGACCCGTACCTCTATCCCGGCCTGAATGTGATGCGCAATGTGCTCAGTATTCGCCAGGCGGAGCGACTGGCGCAGGCGTCTTACGAACTGACGGCGCTGCGTGCTGCCACGTTGCCTCTCGGCCCCCCTGCGCGCGGTTTGCCGCATCTCTGTGCCATTCATCGACATCTCTATCAGGATATTTTTAGCTGGGCAGGCGCAATTCGTGAAGTCGATATCTATCAGGGTGATACTCGTTTTTGCCACTTCGCCTATATCGAAAAAGAGGGCAACGCCCTGATGCAGGATCTGGAAGAAGAAGGCTACCTGACTGGACTCGGACGTGAGGAGTTTGTTGCCCGCCTCAGCCACTACTACTGTGAGATTAACGTCCTGCACCCGTTCCGCATTGGCAACGGCATCGCCCAGCGCGTCTTCTTTGAGCAACTGGCAATCCACGCAGGCTATCAGCTGAGCTGGCGGGGCATCGACCCGGACGAATGGGCGGCGGCTAACCAGAGCGGGGCGATGGGCGATTTGACCGCGCTTACCGCCATCTTTGCCAAAGTAGTGAGCGAAGCTCGGGAAACTGAGTAG
- a CDS encoding OsmC,Ohr family protein, producing the protein MQARVKWVEGLTFLGESASGHQILMDGNSGDKAPSPMEVVLMAAGGCSAIDVVSILQKGRHDVTDCEVKLTSERREEAPRLFTHINLHFIVTGKELKDAAVSRAVDLSAEKYCSVALMLEKAVKITHSYEVIEA; encoded by the coding sequence ATGCAAGCGCGTGTGAAATGGGTTGAAGGTTTAACGTTCCTTGGCGAATCCGCTTCAGGGCACCAGATTTTGATGGACGGTAACTCCGGAGATAAAGCGCCAAGCCCGATGGAAGTGGTGCTGATGGCCGCTGGCGGATGCAGTGCGATCGACGTGGTGTCGATCCTGCAAAAAGGCCGTCACGATGTGACCGACTGCGAAGTGAAACTGACGTCAGAACGTCGTGAAGAAGCGCCACGTCTGTTTACGCACATCAATTTGCATTTTATCGTCACCGGTAAAGAGCTGAAGGATGCCGCGGTGTCCCGCGCGGTAGATTTGTCTGCGGAGAAGTACTGCTCTGTGGCGTTGATGCTGGAAAAAGCGGTAAAGATTACGCATTCGTATGAAGTGATTGAAGCCTGA
- a CDS encoding Phosphoribulokinase-like protein produces MSARHPVIAVTGSSGAGTTTTSLAFRKIFAQLNLRAAEVEGDSFHRFTRPEMDMAIRKARDLGKHISYFGPDANDFGLLEQTFQDYGHTGKGQSRKYLHTYDEAVPWNQVPGTFTPWQPLPEPTDVLFYEGLHGGVVTPQHDVARHVDLLVGVVPIVNLEWIQKLTRDMSERGHSREAVMDSVVRSMEDYINFLTPQFSRTHINFQRVPTVDTSNPFAAKTIPSLDESFVVIHFRNLDDIDYPWLLAMLQGSFISHINTLVVPGGKMGLAMELIMMPLVQRLMEGKKIA; encoded by the coding sequence ATGTCCGCCAGACATCCGGTTATTGCCGTTACGGGTTCGAGTGGTGCGGGAACCACGACCACCAGCCTCGCTTTTCGCAAGATCTTCGCGCAGCTCAATCTGCGTGCTGCCGAGGTTGAGGGCGATAGTTTTCATCGCTTCACCCGTCCTGAAATGGACATGGCTATCCGCAAGGCCCGCGATTTAGGCAAGCACATCAGCTATTTCGGGCCAGACGCTAACGACTTTGGCCTGCTGGAACAGACTTTCCAGGATTACGGACATACGGGTAAAGGTCAGTCACGCAAATATCTGCACACCTATGACGAAGCGGTGCCGTGGAATCAGGTGCCTGGTACCTTCACACCGTGGCAGCCGCTGCCGGAACCGACCGATGTGCTGTTTTATGAGGGATTACACGGTGGCGTGGTGACCCCGCAGCACGACGTGGCGCGCCACGTGGATTTGCTGGTCGGCGTGGTGCCGATTGTCAATCTGGAGTGGATTCAGAAGCTGACCCGCGACATGAGCGAGCGCGGCCATTCGCGCGAGGCGGTGATGGATTCGGTAGTGCGTTCGATGGAAGATTACATTAACTTCCTGACGCCGCAGTTTTCCCGCACTCATATCAACTTCCAGCGCGTTCCCACAGTGGACACGTCCAACCCGTTTGCGGCAAAAACGATCCCTTCGCTGGACGAGAGTTTTGTGGTGATCCACTTCCGCAATCTGGACGATATTGATTATCCGTGGCTGCTGGCGATGCTGCAGGGCTCGTTTATCTCGCACATCAATACGCTGGTGGTGCCGGGTGGCAAAATGGGGCTGGCGATGGAATTGATCATGATGCCGCTGGTGCAACGGCTGATGGAAGGCAAGAAGATCGCCTAA
- a CDS encoding Nitrite reductase (NAD(P)H) large subunit, with product MSKVRLAIIGNGMVGHRFIEDLLDKADAAQFDITVFCEEPRKAYDRVHLSSYFSHHTAEELSLVREGFYEKHGVKVLVGERAITINRQEKVIHSSAGRTVFYDKLIMATGSYPWIPPIKGSETQDCFVYRTIEDLKAIESCARRSKRGAVVGGGLLGLEAAGALKNLGVETHVIEFAPMLMAEQLDHMGGDQLRRKIESMGVKVHTSKNTKEIVQEGTDARKTMRFADGSELEVDFIVFSTGIRPRDKMATQCGLAVAQRGGIMINDSCQTSDPDIYAIGECASWSNRVYGLVAPGYKMAQVAVDHILSNENAFTGADMSAKLKLLGVDVGGIGDAHGRTPGCRSYVYLDENKEVYKRLIVSQDNKTLLGAVLVGDTSDFGNLLQLMLNAIELPENPDALILPAHASSGKPSIGVDKLPDSAQICSCFDVTKGMLISAINKGCHTVAALKAETKAGTGCGGCIPLVTQVLNAELAKQGIEVNNNLCEHFSYSRQEIYHLIRVEGIKTFDELLQKHGQGYGCEVCKPTVGSLLASCWNEYILKPEHTPLQDTNDNFLANIQKDGTYSVIPRSAGGEITPEGLVAVGRVAREFNLYTKITGSQRIGLFGAQKDDLPEIWRQLIEAGFETGHAYAKALRMAKTCVGSTWCRYGVGDSVGFGVELENRYKGIRTPHKMKFGVSGCTRECAEAQGKDVGIIATEKGWNLYVCGNGGMKPRHADLLAADLDRETLLKYLDRFMMFYIRTADKLTRTASWLDNLEGGIEYLKSVIIDDKLGLNEHLEEEIARLREAVICEWTETVNTPAAQVRFKHFINSTQRDPNVQVVPEREQHRPATPYERIPVTLVEENV from the coding sequence ATGAGCAAAGTCAGACTCGCTATTATTGGTAACGGCATGGTCGGCCATCGCTTTATTGAGGATCTTCTCGATAAAGCTGACGCTGCCCAGTTCGATATTACCGTCTTCTGTGAAGAACCCCGTAAAGCATACGATCGTGTCCACCTCTCTTCCTACTTCTCTCACCATACCGCTGAAGAGCTTTCTCTGGTGCGTGAAGGCTTCTACGAGAAGCACGGCGTAAAAGTGCTGGTGGGCGAACGCGCCATCACCATCAACCGCCAGGAAAAAGTGATTCACTCCAGTGCTGGTCGTACGGTTTTTTACGATAAGTTGATCATGGCGACTGGCTCTTATCCGTGGATCCCGCCAATCAAAGGCTCGGAAACTCAGGATTGCTTCGTTTATCGTACCATTGAAGACCTTAAAGCGATCGAATCCTGCGCACGTCGTAGCAAACGCGGTGCAGTGGTCGGCGGCGGTCTGCTCGGCCTCGAAGCCGCAGGTGCGCTGAAAAACTTAGGTGTCGAAACCCACGTCATCGAATTTGCCCCGATGCTGATGGCCGAACAGCTCGACCATATGGGCGGCGATCAGCTGCGCCGTAAGATCGAGAGCATGGGTGTGAAAGTTCACACCAGCAAAAACACCAAAGAGATCGTTCAGGAAGGCACCGACGCGCGTAAAACCATGCGCTTCGCCGATGGCAGCGAGCTGGAAGTGGACTTCATCGTCTTCTCCACCGGTATCCGCCCGCGCGACAAAATGGCGACCCAGTGCGGTCTGGCCGTGGCGCAGCGCGGCGGGATCATGATTAATGATTCTTGCCAGACCTCCGACCCGGACATCTACGCCATCGGCGAATGCGCCAGCTGGAGCAACCGCGTGTACGGCCTTGTAGCACCGGGATATAAAATGGCGCAGGTCGCCGTGGACCACATCCTTAGTAACGAAAATGCCTTCACCGGCGCGGACATGAGCGCCAAGCTGAAACTGCTCGGCGTGGATGTTGGCGGCATCGGCGATGCGCACGGTCGCACCCCAGGCTGTCGCAGCTACGTTTACCTCGACGAAAACAAAGAAGTCTACAAACGCCTGATTGTCAGCCAGGACAACAAAACCCTCTTGGGGGCGGTGCTGGTGGGCGATACCAGTGATTTCGGCAACCTGCTTCAACTGATGCTGAATGCTATCGAACTGCCGGAAAACCCGGACGCCCTGATCCTGCCTGCTCACGCCTCCAGTGGCAAACCGTCAATCGGCGTGGATAAACTGCCGGACAGCGCGCAGATTTGCTCCTGCTTCGACGTCACCAAAGGCATGTTGATCTCCGCGATCAACAAAGGCTGTCACACCGTGGCGGCGCTGAAAGCCGAAACCAAAGCCGGGACCGGCTGCGGCGGCTGTATTCCGCTGGTGACCCAAGTGCTGAACGCCGAACTGGCGAAACAGGGCATCGAAGTGAACAACAACCTGTGTGAGCACTTCTCTTACTCACGCCAGGAGATTTACCACCTGATTCGCGTGGAAGGTATCAAAACCTTCGACGAACTGCTGCAAAAACACGGCCAGGGCTACGGGTGTGAAGTGTGTAAACCAACCGTCGGTTCACTGCTGGCTTCCTGCTGGAATGAATACATCCTGAAGCCAGAGCACACGCCGCTGCAGGACACCAACGATAACTTCCTCGCCAACATCCAGAAAGATGGCACCTACTCCGTCATCCCACGTTCAGCCGGTGGCGAAATCACCCCGGAAGGGCTGGTGGCCGTGGGCCGCGTGGCGCGCGAATTTAATCTGTACACCAAAATTACCGGCTCCCAACGTATCGGCCTGTTTGGTGCGCAGAAAGATGATCTGCCGGAAATTTGGCGTCAGCTGATCGAAGCGGGCTTCGAAACCGGTCACGCGTATGCCAAAGCGCTGCGTATGGCGAAAACCTGCGTGGGCAGCACCTGGTGCCGTTACGGCGTGGGCGACAGCGTGGGCTTCGGCGTGGAGCTGGAAAACCGCTACAAAGGTATCCGTACTCCGCACAAAATGAAGTTCGGCGTCTCCGGCTGTACCCGTGAATGTGCGGAAGCGCAGGGTAAAGACGTGGGTATCATCGCCACCGAAAAAGGCTGGAACCTGTACGTCTGCGGTAACGGCGGGATGAAACCACGCCACGCCGATCTGCTGGCCGCCGATCTCGACCGCGAAACGCTGCTGAAGTATCTCGACCGCTTCATGATGTTCTACATCCGTACCGCCGACAAATTGACCCGTACCGCATCCTGGCTGGATAACCTGGAAGGTGGTATCGAGTATCTGAAATCGGTGATCATCGATGACAAGCTCGGTCTGAACGAACATCTCGAAGAAGAAATTGCACGTCTGCGCGAAGCGGTGATTTGCGAGTGGACGGAAACCGTCAACACGCCAGCCGCACAGGTGCGCTTCAAACACTTTATCAACAGCACCCAGCGCGATCCGAACGTCCAGGTGGTGCCTGAGCGCGAACAGCATCGTCCGGCGACGCCGTACGAGCGCATTCCGGTGACTCTGGTGGAGGAAAACGTATGA
- a CDS encoding Nitrite reductase (NAD(P)H) small subunit: MSQWVNICKIDDIIPATGVCALLGKEHVAIFRPRHDEQVFAISNIDPFFEASVLSRGLIAEHQGELWVASPLKKQRFRLTDGHCMEDESHSVKHYDVRVKDGQVQLKG, translated from the coding sequence ATGAGCCAGTGGGTAAACATCTGCAAAATCGACGACATCATTCCGGCAACCGGCGTGTGCGCACTGCTCGGTAAAGAGCATGTGGCAATCTTCCGCCCGCGCCACGACGAACAGGTATTCGCTATCAGCAATATCGACCCATTCTTTGAGGCCAGCGTGTTGTCTCGCGGTCTGATCGCGGAACATCAGGGCGAACTGTGGGTTGCCAGCCCGCTGAAAAAACAGCGTTTCCGTCTCACCGACGGGCACTGCATGGAAGATGAGAGCCATTCCGTGAAGCACTACGACGTCCGCGTAAAAGACGGCCAGGTGCAGCTGAAAGGCTAA
- a CDS encoding TsgA-like protein: MTNSNRIKLTWISFFSYALTGALVIVTGMVMGNIADYFQLPVSSMSNTFTFLNAGILISIFLNAWLMEIVPLKTQLRFGFVLMVAAVAGLMISHSIALFSASMFVLGLVSGITMSIGTFLITHMYEGRQRGARLLFTDSFFSMAGMIFPMVAAVLLARSIEWYWVYACIGLVYVAIFILTFGCDFPVLGKKAEQSAEPVVKEKWGIGVLFLSVAALCYILGQLGFISWVPEYAKGLGMSLNDAGKLVSDFWMSYMFGMWAFSFILRFFDLQRILTVLAGLATVLMYLFINGSPDHMPWFILTLGFFSSAIYTSIITLGSLQTKVASPKLVNFVLTCGTIGTMLTFVVTGPIVAHSGPLAALHTANGLYAVVFVMCLILGFVTRHRQHNTAAASH, translated from the coding sequence ATGACTAACAGCAACCGCATCAAGCTCACATGGATCAGCTTCTTCTCCTACGCCCTCACCGGCGCACTGGTGATCGTCACCGGAATGGTAATGGGCAATATTGCCGATTATTTCCAGTTACCGGTTTCCAGCATGAGCAACACCTTTACCTTTCTGAACGCCGGGATCTTGATCTCTATCTTCTTAAACGCCTGGCTGATGGAAATCGTGCCGCTGAAAACGCAGCTGCGCTTCGGCTTTGTGCTGATGGTCGCCGCCGTGGCGGGCCTGATGATCAGCCACAGCATCGCGCTGTTCTCGGCGTCGATGTTCGTACTCGGCCTGGTCAGCGGGATCACCATGTCCATCGGGACCTTCCTGATTACCCATATGTATGAGGGCCGCCAGCGCGGCGCGCGTCTGCTGTTCACCGACTCGTTCTTCAGCATGGCGGGGATGATTTTCCCGATGGTCGCTGCCGTTCTGCTGGCACGCAGCATCGAGTGGTACTGGGTTTATGCCTGTATCGGCCTGGTGTACGTGGCAATCTTTATTCTGACTTTCGGCTGTGATTTCCCGGTGCTGGGCAAAAAAGCCGAGCAGAGTGCCGAGCCGGTGGTGAAAGAGAAATGGGGCATCGGCGTGCTGTTCCTCTCCGTTGCCGCCCTGTGCTACATCCTCGGTCAGCTGGGCTTTATCTCCTGGGTACCGGAGTACGCCAAAGGTCTGGGCATGAGCCTGAACGATGCGGGTAAACTGGTGAGCGATTTCTGGATGTCGTACATGTTCGGCATGTGGGCGTTTAGCTTCATCCTGCGCTTCTTCGATCTGCAGCGCATCCTGACCGTGCTGGCTGGCCTGGCGACCGTGCTGATGTATCTGTTCATCAACGGATCACCGGATCATATGCCGTGGTTCATTCTGACCCTCGGCTTCTTCTCCAGCGCGATTTACACCTCGATCATTACACTCGGCTCCCTGCAAACCAAAGTAGCCTCGCCGAAGCTGGTCAACTTTGTGCTGACCTGCGGCACCATCGGCACCATGTTGACCTTCGTGGTCACTGGCCCGATCGTCGCCCACAGCGGCCCCCTGGCTGCCCTGCACACGGCGAACGGCCTGTATGCAGTAGTGTTCGTGATGTGTCTGATTCTGGGCTTTGTCACCCGCCACCGTCAGCACAACACGGCAGCGGCTTCTCACTAA
- a CDS encoding Cyclic AMP receptor protein, whose protein sequence is MVLGKPQTDPTLEWFLSHCHIHKYPSKSTLIHQGEKAETLYYIVKGSVAVLIKDEEGKEMILSYLNQGDFIGELGLFEEGQERSAWVRAKSACEVAEISYKKFRQLIQVNPDILMRLSSQMARRLQVTSEKVGNLAFLDVTGRIAQTLLNLAKQPDAMTHPDGMQIKITRQEIGQIVGCSRETVGRILKMLEDQNLISAHGKTIVVYGTR, encoded by the coding sequence ATGGTGCTTGGCAAACCGCAAACAGACCCGACTCTCGAATGGTTCTTGTCTCATTGCCACATTCATAAGTACCCATCGAAGAGCACGCTGATTCACCAGGGTGAAAAAGCGGAAACGTTGTATTACATCGTCAAAGGCTCGGTGGCAGTGCTGATCAAAGATGAAGAAGGGAAAGAGATGATCCTTTCTTATCTGAACCAGGGCGATTTCATCGGTGAACTGGGCCTGTTTGAAGAAGGCCAGGAACGTAGCGCCTGGGTGCGCGCAAAATCCGCATGTGAAGTCGCTGAGATCTCCTACAAGAAATTCCGCCAGCTGATCCAGGTCAACCCGGACATCCTGATGCGTCTTTCTTCGCAGATGGCTCGCCGCCTGCAGGTCACTTCCGAGAAAGTGGGCAACCTCGCTTTCCTCGACGTTACTGGCCGCATCGCGCAGACACTGCTGAACCTGGCGAAACAACCTGACGCCATGACCCACCCGGACGGTATGCAAATTAAAATTACCCGTCAGGAAATTGGTCAGATCGTCGGCTGTTCTCGTGAGACCGTTGGCCGTATCCTGAAAATGCTGGAAGATCAAAACCTGATCTCCGCCCACGGTAAAACAATCGTGGTTTACGGAACGCGTTAA
- a CDS encoding Acetylornithine aminotransferase codes for MATEQPAITRATFDEVILPIYAPAEFIPVKGKGSRVWDQQGKEYVDFAGGIAVTALGHCHPALVEALKTQGETLWHTSNVFTNEPALRLGRKIIDATFAERVLFMNSGTEANETAFKLARYYASTRHSPYKTKIIAFHNAFHGRSLFTVSVGGQPKYSDGFGPKPADIIHVPFNDLHAVKAVMDDHTCAVVVEPIQGEGGVMAATPEFLKGLRELCDEHQALLVFDEVQSGMGRTGDLFAYMHYGVTPDILTSAKALGGGFPVSAVLTTQEIASAFHVGSHGSTYGGNPLACAIAGAAFDIINTPEVLNGVSVKREQFVQHLKQIDAQYDVFSDIRGMGLLVGAELKPQYKGRARDFLHAAAHEGVMVLNAGPDVMRFAPSLVIDGQDIDDGMSRFASAVKKIVQG; via the coding sequence ATGGCAACTGAACAACCTGCAATTACGCGCGCAACATTCGATGAAGTGATTCTGCCGATTTATGCACCGGCGGAGTTTATCCCGGTCAAAGGGAAAGGCAGTCGGGTTTGGGATCAACAGGGTAAAGAGTACGTTGATTTCGCGGGCGGTATTGCGGTGACGGCGCTGGGGCACTGCCATCCGGCGCTGGTTGAAGCGCTGAAAACCCAGGGCGAAACCCTGTGGCACACCAGCAACGTGTTCACCAACGAACCGGCGCTGCGTCTGGGGCGTAAGATAATCGACGCCACCTTTGCCGAGCGTGTGCTGTTCATGAACTCCGGCACCGAAGCCAATGAAACCGCCTTTAAGCTGGCGCGTTATTACGCCTCGACGCGTCACAGTCCGTACAAAACCAAGATTATTGCCTTCCATAATGCCTTCCACGGTCGTTCGCTGTTTACGGTTTCGGTGGGCGGGCAGCCGAAGTATTCCGACGGTTTCGGCCCGAAACCGGCTGATATCATCCATGTGCCGTTTAACGATCTGCACGCCGTGAAAGCGGTGATGGACGATCACACCTGCGCTGTGGTGGTTGAGCCGATCCAGGGCGAGGGCGGCGTGATGGCCGCAACGCCGGAGTTCCTGAAAGGGCTGCGCGAACTGTGCGATGAACATCAGGCGCTGCTGGTGTTTGATGAAGTGCAGAGCGGGATGGGGCGTACCGGCGATCTGTTTGCCTATATGCACTACGGCGTGACACCGGATATTCTCACCAGCGCCAAAGCGCTCGGCGGCGGTTTCCCGGTGAGCGCGGTGTTGACCACGCAGGAGATCGCGTCGGCCTTCCACGTCGGCTCTCACGGCTCCACCTACGGCGGCAACCCGCTGGCCTGCGCTATCGCCGGGGCGGCGTTTGATATCATCAATACCCCTGAGGTGCTGAACGGCGTGAGCGTGAAGCGCGAGCAGTTTGTGCAGCATCTGAAGCAGATCGACGCCCAGTATGATGTGTTCAGCGATATTCGCGGCATGGGGCTGTTGGTTGGTGCGGAGCTGAAGCCGCAGTACAAAGGACGCGCGCGTGATTTCCTCCACGCCGCTGCCCACGAAGGGGTGATGGTGCTTAATGCGGGACCGGACGTGATGCGCTTTGCGCCGTCGCTGGTGATTGATGGGCAGGATATTGACGACGGTATGAGCCGTTTTGCGAGCGCGGTGAAGAAGATCGTTCAGGGATAG